A genomic region of Trifolium pratense cultivar HEN17-A07 linkage group LG3, ARS_RC_1.1, whole genome shotgun sequence contains the following coding sequences:
- the LOC123914749 gene encoding uncharacterized protein LOC123914749, with translation MVIVKSDMGHILATAYNCVVVLLTKHKIGYCETYFPLRGRPPLDPFARIMCVGMVPNHFVYVKLKVGCPLPQTCKEWKNHRAQEAETWEDTFMDRMVEFDELMKNEKGDMKMETNEDDPVVVRDK, from the coding sequence ATGGTGATTGTGAAATCAGATATGGGGCATATCCTTGCAACGGCCTACAACTGCGTTGTAGTTTTATTAACTAAACACAAGATTGGTTATTGTGAAACCTATTTTCCACTGCGCGGTCGTCCACCGTTGGATCCATTTGCACGCATTATGTGTGTTGGTATGGTTCCAAACCATTTTGTGTATGTTAAATTGAAGGTTGGGTGTCCACTGCCTCAAACTTGTAAGGAATGGAAAAATCATAGGGCGCAAGAGGCTGAGACTTGGGAGGATACATTTATGGATCGGATGGTTGAATTTGACGAACtcatgaagaatgaaaaagGTGACATGAAGATGGAAACAAATGAAGATGATCCTGTAGTTGTgagagacaaatga